One window of Mycobacteriales bacterium genomic DNA carries:
- a CDS encoding crosslink repair DNA glycosylase YcaQ family protein — protein sequence MRRLALTASGLRRPRPKGPAGLGALRRVAGELGVLQIDSVNVFARAHYLPPWSRLGGYPRERLDALAYRDHELFEYWGHEASLLPVELHPLFRWRMARAAQGLGTWSGVARLAREQPEYISSVLAEVAASGPLTVADLVSAGDRPSGQWGWNWRAGKVALEWLFWTGAVTCSGRRNFTRLYDLPERVLPRAVLEAPTPSEAAAQRALVLRAARALGVATAGDLGDYYRIKAPEAHARVGELVTSGRLVEVAVAGWRSPGYLLPDTVVPGPVRASALLCPFDPLVWERSRVRRIFGFDYRVEIYVPAPRRVHGYYVLPFLLGEQLAARVDLKTDRAAGVLRVRAAWLEPSAAAEPTATALAAELRGVAGWLGCGSVDVEPCGDLATALGQAIG from the coding sequence GTGCGACGGCTTGCCCTCACCGCATCCGGGCTGCGTCGACCACGGCCGAAAGGGCCGGCCGGGCTAGGCGCGTTGCGCCGGGTCGCCGGCGAGCTCGGGGTGCTCCAGATCGACTCGGTGAACGTGTTCGCCCGCGCGCACTACCTGCCGCCCTGGTCCCGGCTCGGCGGCTACCCGCGGGAACGGCTGGATGCCCTCGCCTACCGCGATCACGAACTATTCGAGTACTGGGGCCACGAGGCGTCGCTGCTTCCCGTGGAGCTGCACCCGCTGTTCCGATGGCGGATGGCGCGGGCGGCGCAGGGACTCGGCACCTGGAGCGGGGTTGCCCGGCTCGCCCGGGAGCAGCCGGAATACATCTCGTCGGTTCTCGCGGAGGTGGCAGCCAGTGGCCCGCTCACCGTCGCGGACCTGGTGAGCGCCGGCGACCGGCCGTCCGGGCAATGGGGCTGGAACTGGCGGGCGGGAAAGGTGGCTCTCGAGTGGCTGTTCTGGACCGGTGCGGTGACCTGCTCCGGCCGGCGCAATTTCACCCGCCTCTACGACCTGCCGGAGCGCGTCCTGCCGAGGGCGGTGCTGGAGGCTCCGACGCCCAGCGAGGCCGCCGCGCAGCGCGCCCTGGTGCTGCGGGCCGCTCGCGCACTCGGGGTCGCGACCGCCGGCGATCTCGGCGACTACTACCGGATCAAAGCGCCCGAGGCGCACGCCCGGGTAGGGGAGCTTGTGACCTCCGGTCGGCTCGTCGAGGTCGCCGTGGCGGGCTGGCGGTCGCCTGGTTACCTCCTCCCGGACACGGTCGTGCCCGGGCCGGTCCGGGCATCGGCGCTGCTCTGCCCCTTCGACCCGCTGGTTTGGGAGCGGTCCCGGGTGCGGCGGATCTTCGGTTTCGACTACCGGGTTGAGATCTATGTCCCGGCGCCCCGGCGGGTGCACGGCTATTACGTACTGCCCTTCCTGCTCGGCGAGCAGCTAGCCGCGCGGGTCGACCTCAAGACCGACCGGGCGGCCGGGGTGCTGCGCGTGCGGGCGGCGTGGCTGGAACCGTCCGCCGCGGCGGAGCCGACCGCGACCGCGTTGGCGGCGGAGTTGCGCGGCGTCGCGGGTTGGTTGGGATGCGGGTCCGTGGACGTCGAACCATGCGGGGATCTGGCGACCGCGCTGGGTCAGGCGATCGGCTAG
- a CDS encoding amidase family protein — MNREEELAFAGVAGQAARLADGSVTSVGLLDTLLGRIERLDPELGAFRVLLPDEARAAAAAADTARAAGDPRPLLGVAVAVKDNVDLAGVPTRHGTGSPQRPAATDGPTVRRLRDAGLVIVGKTNLPELALWAVTASPWQPVTRNPWRTDRTPGGSSGGSAAAVAAGLVAAAHATDGLGSIRIPAAWSGLFGLKPSRGVVAHDEPDHWHGLSHSGFLTRTVLDTALLLDATGSGPGFVAGLSSGPRLRVGWTDRPPTPGVGVHPEIREALSATVRALVECGHDVRPVRLPRAEILHVLLPRYLRGAADDLALLVDPARTQARTRAMARAGRRVPARLLRGARRSGDRIGERLAATTFSEVDVLIQPSTAQLPIRADAFTGRGALLTLGGFGRSVPFTQLWNITGQPAASLPAAVSRAGLPIGIQLVGRRGEDRLLLTLAAELETHLGWSGRYPPMAVSAP, encoded by the coding sequence GTGAACCGGGAGGAGGAGCTGGCCTTCGCCGGGGTCGCCGGCCAGGCAGCCCGGCTCGCGGACGGCTCGGTCACCTCGGTCGGACTGCTCGACACCCTGCTCGGACGCATCGAGCGCCTCGATCCGGAGCTCGGGGCCTTTCGGGTGCTGCTCCCCGACGAAGCCCGGGCCGCCGCGGCGGCGGCGGACACGGCCCGGGCGGCCGGGGACCCACGGCCACTGCTCGGCGTGGCGGTGGCGGTCAAGGACAACGTCGACCTCGCCGGGGTGCCCACCCGCCACGGCACCGGCTCCCCGCAGCGCCCGGCGGCCACCGACGGCCCGACAGTCCGGCGGCTGCGCGACGCCGGTCTGGTCATCGTCGGAAAGACCAACCTGCCCGAGCTCGCGCTCTGGGCGGTGACCGCGTCCCCCTGGCAGCCGGTGACCCGCAACCCGTGGCGCACGGACCGGACGCCGGGCGGCTCGAGCGGGGGCTCAGCGGCTGCGGTGGCCGCCGGCCTGGTGGCTGCGGCGCACGCCACCGACGGCCTCGGCTCGATCCGGATCCCCGCCGCGTGGAGCGGGCTGTTCGGGCTCAAACCGAGCCGCGGTGTGGTCGCCCACGACGAACCCGACCACTGGCACGGGCTCTCGCACAGCGGTTTCCTCACCAGGACGGTTCTCGACACGGCGCTGCTGCTCGACGCCACCGGCTCCGGACCCGGCTTCGTCGCCGGCCTGAGCAGCGGACCCCGGCTGCGGGTCGGCTGGACCGACCGGCCGCCGACGCCGGGGGTCGGGGTCCACCCGGAGATCCGGGAGGCGCTAAGCGCCACCGTCCGGGCTCTCGTCGAATGCGGCCACGATGTCCGGCCGGTGCGACTGCCGCGCGCAGAGATCCTGCACGTGCTGCTGCCCCGCTATCTGCGTGGGGCCGCCGACGACCTGGCTCTGCTGGTCGACCCGGCGCGCACGCAGGCGCGGACCCGGGCGATGGCGCGGGCCGGCCGGCGGGTGCCCGCCCGGCTGCTCCGCGGGGCTCGCCGGTCCGGCGACCGGATCGGCGAGCGACTCGCGGCGACGACCTTCTCCGAGGTCGACGTGCTGATTCAGCCGAGCACCGCGCAGCTCCCGATCCGGGCGGACGCCTTCACCGGCCGCGGGGCGCTGCTGACCCTCGGTGGCTTTGGTCGGTCGGTGCCGTTCACCCAGCTGTGGAACATCACCGGCCAGCCGGCGGCCAGCCTGCCCGCGGCCGTGAGCCGCGCCGGACTGCCGATCGGGATCCAGCTGGTCGGGCGGCGCGGGGAGGACCGGCTCCTGCTCACGCTGGCCGCCGAGTTGGAGACGCACCTCGGCTGGTCCGGCCGGTACCCGCCGATGGCGGTCAGCGCGCCCTAA
- a CDS encoding TrkA family potassium uptake protein: MHVVIMGCGRVGSSLAHSLEKLEHSVAIIDQNAEAFRRLGPDFGGKTITGVGFDRDKLIEAGIETAGAFIAVSSGDNSNIISARVARENFGVTRVVARIYDPRRAEIYQRLGIPTVATVRWTADQILRTLLPEDVHSDWVDPSGHVMLAALPFNETWIGRPISELERETGERVAFVTRLGDALIPDRQTIIQEGDRVHVLTTKERLVAAGTRCSKRIEQN, encoded by the coding sequence ATCCACGTCGTGATCATGGGCTGTGGTCGGGTGGGCTCCAGCCTGGCGCACAGCCTCGAGAAGCTCGAACACTCGGTGGCCATCATCGACCAGAACGCGGAGGCGTTCCGGCGGCTCGGCCCGGACTTCGGCGGCAAGACCATCACCGGGGTCGGGTTCGACCGTGACAAGCTCATCGAGGCCGGGATCGAGACCGCAGGTGCCTTCATCGCGGTGAGCAGCGGGGACAACTCGAACATCATCTCGGCGCGGGTCGCCCGGGAGAACTTCGGCGTAACGCGGGTGGTCGCTCGCATCTACGATCCGCGGCGGGCCGAGATCTACCAGCGGCTCGGGATCCCCACGGTGGCAACCGTGCGCTGGACCGCCGACCAGATCCTGCGCACCCTGTTGCCGGAGGACGTCCACAGCGACTGGGTCGACCCGTCCGGGCACGTGATGCTGGCCGCCCTGCCCTTCAATGAGACCTGGATCGGGCGCCCGATCTCCGAGCTGGAACGCGAGACCGGCGAACGGGTGGCGTTCGTGACCAGGCTCGGGGACGCGCTGATCCCAGACCGGCAGACGATCATCCAGGAAGGCGACCGGGTCCACGTCTTGACCACCAAGGAACGGCTGGTCGCCGCCGGAACGCGCTGCAGCAAGCGGATCGAGCAGAACTGA
- a CDS encoding TRAM domain-containing protein has product MTGGQPELDLEVGPVASGGMCVARDGDRVVFVRHALPGELVRARITEQRARYARADAVEVLRASPDRVSPPCQHAGPGRCGGCDWQHAALPAQRAGKAAVIREQLRRLAGLDVEVEVEALAGCPDGLGWRTRVQFAVGADAVVGLRRHRSHEIEPLTACPLAHPLVEDLGVERRRWPGAALVEVAVAAATRDRAVVVTAASGGVEPFTPPLDAAHALLTVGRDGPLARHGRPGVRERAFGRQFRVSGRGFWQVHPAAAETFSAAVCAFLAPRPGERAVDLYSGVGLFAAALAERVGAEGRVTAVESDRDAAADAAVNLADLPQVQVLNARVDPRRLGSLGRSDVVVLDPPRAGAGAAVVAAIVGLRPRAVAYVACDPSALARDVASFAAQGYRLTGLRAFDAFPMTGHVECIGLLVPEPR; this is encoded by the coding sequence GTGACCGGCGGGCAGCCCGAACTCGATCTCGAGGTGGGGCCGGTCGCATCCGGGGGGATGTGTGTGGCGCGAGACGGTGACCGGGTGGTCTTCGTCCGCCACGCGCTACCCGGTGAGCTGGTCCGCGCCCGGATCACCGAGCAACGGGCGCGGTACGCGAGGGCCGACGCCGTCGAGGTGCTCCGGGCCTCGCCGGACCGGGTTTCACCGCCGTGCCAGCACGCCGGACCAGGGCGGTGCGGGGGCTGCGACTGGCAGCACGCTGCGCTGCCGGCACAACGCGCCGGGAAAGCGGCCGTCATCCGTGAGCAACTGCGTCGGCTCGCCGGCCTGGACGTCGAGGTCGAGGTCGAGGCCCTGGCCGGCTGCCCAGACGGTCTCGGCTGGCGCACCAGGGTGCAGTTCGCCGTCGGAGCGGACGCGGTGGTCGGTCTGCGCCGGCACCGCTCGCACGAGATCGAGCCCCTGACCGCATGCCCGCTGGCCCATCCACTCGTCGAAGACCTCGGGGTGGAGCGTCGTCGCTGGCCCGGGGCCGCCCTCGTCGAGGTCGCCGTCGCGGCGGCCACGCGGGACCGTGCCGTCGTCGTCACCGCGGCCTCCGGCGGGGTCGAGCCGTTCACTCCGCCGCTCGACGCCGCGCATGCCCTGCTCACCGTCGGCCGCGACGGGCCGCTCGCGCGCCATGGCCGACCCGGGGTCCGCGAGCGTGCCTTCGGGCGGCAGTTCCGAGTCAGCGGCCGCGGCTTCTGGCAGGTTCACCCGGCGGCCGCGGAGACGTTCAGCGCCGCCGTCTGTGCGTTCCTCGCGCCGCGACCCGGGGAGCGGGCGGTGGATCTCTACAGCGGGGTCGGCCTCTTCGCGGCAGCGCTCGCCGAACGGGTCGGGGCCGAGGGGCGGGTCACCGCCGTCGAGTCCGACCGTGACGCGGCCGCCGACGCGGCCGTCAACCTCGCCGACCTGCCACAGGTCCAGGTCCTCAACGCGCGGGTCGACCCGCGGCGGCTCGGCTCCCTCGGACGCAGCGACGTGGTCGTGCTCGACCCGCCGCGAGCCGGCGCCGGCGCGGCGGTCGTCGCGGCGATAGTCGGACTGCGGCCGCGGGCCGTCGCCTACGTGGCATGCGACCCTTCCGCCTTGGCGCGCGACGTCGCGTCGTTTGCCGCGCAGGGTTACCGGCTGACCGGGTTGCGCGCGTTCGACGCCTTTCCGATGACGGGACACGTCGAGTGCATCGGGCTGCTGGTCCCGGAGCCCCGGTGA
- a CDS encoding TrkA family potassium uptake protein yields MRVAIAGAGKVGRSIAGELLANGHEVLLIDKDPSVVKESLAGARWYLADACEIASLDEADLDRCQVAIASTGDDKVNLVVSLLAKTEYGVPRVVARVNHPKNEWLFNESWGVDVAVSSPRLLSALVEEAVTVGDLVRLISFREGKASLVELTLAGEADLVGARAGSVDWPRDTALVAILREGQVIVPSPDDPLEAGDELMFVATPEAEDQLERLLSTGSEGDLSGSR; encoded by the coding sequence ATGCGGGTAGCCATCGCGGGCGCCGGGAAGGTCGGCCGTTCGATCGCGGGCGAGCTTCTGGCGAACGGCCACGAGGTCCTGCTCATCGACAAGGATCCGAGCGTCGTCAAGGAGTCGCTCGCGGGAGCCCGCTGGTACCTTGCGGACGCCTGCGAGATCGCCTCGCTCGACGAGGCGGACCTCGACCGTTGCCAGGTGGCCATCGCCTCCACCGGCGACGACAAGGTCAACCTGGTCGTGTCCCTGCTCGCGAAAACCGAGTACGGCGTCCCGCGAGTCGTTGCCCGGGTCAACCATCCCAAGAACGAGTGGCTGTTCAACGAATCCTGGGGGGTCGACGTCGCCGTCAGCTCGCCCCGGCTGCTCTCGGCCCTCGTCGAGGAAGCGGTCACGGTCGGCGACCTGGTCCGGCTCATCTCCTTCCGGGAAGGTAAGGCGAGCCTCGTCGAGCTCACCCTCGCCGGCGAGGCGGACCTGGTCGGCGCGCGAGCCGGATCGGTGGACTGGCCGAGGGACACCGCATTGGTGGCGATCCTGCGCGAAGGCCAGGTGATCGTGCCGTCCCCCGACGATCCGCTGGAGGCCGGCGACGAGCTGATGTTCGTCGCGACCCCGGAGGCGGAAGACCAGCTCGAGCGCCTGCTCTCGACCGGATCCGAGGGCGACCTCAGCGGGTCTCGGTGA
- the dut gene encoding dUTP diphosphatase, with protein sequence MTPKITVPIRRLDAGVPLPTYAHPGDAGADLVTTVDVELAPGERAVLPTGVAIALPEGYAAFVHPRSGLAARAGVALVNSPGTVDAGYRGEIKVIVVNLDPVAPVRFARGDRIAQLVVQRVERVTFADVEQLPGSARGDGGFGSTGGSAAGNGR encoded by the coding sequence ATGACCCCGAAGATCACCGTGCCGATCCGCCGGTTGGACGCCGGGGTGCCGCTGCCGACATACGCCCATCCCGGGGACGCGGGCGCGGATCTCGTGACCACCGTCGACGTCGAGCTGGCCCCCGGGGAGCGTGCGGTCCTGCCGACCGGCGTGGCGATCGCGCTCCCGGAGGGTTACGCGGCGTTCGTCCACCCCCGCTCCGGCCTGGCTGCGCGCGCCGGGGTGGCGCTGGTCAACTCACCCGGCACGGTGGACGCCGGATACCGTGGGGAGATCAAGGTGATCGTCGTGAACCTTGACCCGGTGGCTCCGGTGCGCTTTGCCCGCGGCGACCGGATCGCGCAGCTCGTTGTGCAGCGGGTGGAACGGGTCACGTTCGCCGACGTGGAACAGCTGCCCGGATCCGCACGTGGCGACGGGGGCTTCGGGTCGACCGGCGGCAGCGCCGCCGGGAACGGGAGGTAG
- a CDS encoding DUF3093 domain-containing protein: MSDYRERLATPWWWWLAVVGVVAVLGAELYTGVDLVWDLSGFAAVGVAAVALLAGLGRTRIEVSGVTLTAGRARIPVRMLGAPLVLDPDLLRHQIGPEADPTAYLMVRWWVRQAVRLDVLDPDDDTPYWIVSTRHPMELAAAVEAAKAREAAGRPQDAPAA; the protein is encoded by the coding sequence GTGTCGGACTACCGGGAACGGCTGGCCACCCCATGGTGGTGGTGGCTCGCGGTCGTGGGCGTCGTCGCCGTCCTGGGGGCCGAGCTGTACACCGGGGTCGACCTGGTCTGGGACCTGTCGGGGTTCGCCGCCGTGGGAGTGGCCGCGGTGGCCCTGCTGGCCGGGCTGGGGCGCACTCGGATCGAGGTGTCCGGGGTCACGCTGACCGCGGGTCGGGCCCGGATCCCGGTCCGGATGCTCGGCGCGCCACTCGTCCTCGACCCCGACCTCCTCCGCCACCAGATCGGCCCCGAAGCCGACCCGACCGCCTACCTGATGGTGCGCTGGTGGGTGCGCCAGGCGGTCCGGCTCGACGTGCTCGACCCGGACGACGACACCCCGTACTGGATCGTGTCGACAAGGCATCCGATGGAGCTCGCCGCCGCGGTCGAAGCCGCGAAGGCGCGGGAAGCGGCTGGCCGGCCGCAAGATGCCCCCGCCGCCTAG
- a CDS encoding DUF349 domain-containing protein: MENRWGRIDASGTVYVTSPDGERAVGSWQAGPPAEGLAHFERRFAELEAQAALLSQRLESGVADPAALRTTARRLRDSLPTANAVGDFAGLHGRLEEFIARADEQVATAAATRAARKAEAVEALGRLAAEAETLAASSQWKASGDRLRALGEEWKAAAHGVDRKVATQLWQRFAAARAEFTRRRGQHFAALAVERHATEERKTALVVEAEGLAESSDWTGAARRFRELVTAWKDAGRAAKATEDALWNRFRAAQQTFFGRRATALAERDAVRRGQHNAREELVAAAEALEPNTDLAGAKRQLREIQERWAAAGPVPREEQAAWDRRFAAVEDRVRSASEERWDRPNPQTSPLVERLRESVAKLERRAERARAAGRDDEAAEAEAKLSTQREWLARAVR, translated from the coding sequence ATGGAAAACCGCTGGGGACGCATCGACGCGTCCGGGACCGTCTACGTGACGTCACCGGACGGCGAACGGGCAGTGGGCTCGTGGCAAGCCGGACCGCCGGCCGAGGGGCTCGCCCATTTCGAGCGCCGGTTCGCCGAGCTGGAGGCCCAGGCGGCGCTGCTGAGCCAGCGCCTGGAATCGGGCGTCGCCGATCCGGCGGCGCTGCGGACAACGGCCCGCCGGCTGCGCGACTCGCTGCCGACCGCTAACGCGGTCGGCGACTTCGCCGGGTTGCACGGCCGGCTCGAGGAGTTCATCGCGCGAGCCGACGAGCAGGTGGCGACCGCCGCAGCCACCAGGGCCGCCCGCAAGGCGGAGGCTGTGGAGGCGCTTGGCCGGCTCGCGGCGGAGGCGGAGACGCTCGCGGCGAGCTCCCAGTGGAAGGCGAGCGGGGACCGGCTCCGCGCCCTCGGCGAGGAATGGAAGGCGGCCGCCCACGGCGTCGACCGCAAGGTCGCGACCCAGCTCTGGCAGCGTTTCGCCGCCGCCCGGGCGGAGTTCACCCGTCGGCGCGGCCAGCACTTCGCCGCCCTCGCTGTCGAGCGGCATGCCACGGAGGAACGCAAGACGGCGCTCGTCGTCGAGGCCGAAGGGCTGGCCGAGTCCAGCGACTGGACCGGTGCGGCCCGCCGGTTTCGTGAGCTCGTGACCGCATGGAAGGACGCCGGCCGAGCGGCGAAAGCCACCGAGGACGCGCTGTGGAACAGGTTCCGGGCCGCACAGCAGACCTTCTTCGGCCGGCGCGCGACCGCACTCGCCGAACGCGATGCGGTCCGGCGCGGCCAGCACAACGCGCGGGAGGAGCTGGTTGCCGCGGCGGAAGCCCTGGAGCCGAACACCGACCTGGCCGGCGCCAAGCGCCAGCTGCGCGAGATCCAGGAACGCTGGGCCGCGGCCGGACCGGTGCCGCGGGAAGAGCAGGCGGCATGGGATCGACGCTTCGCCGCGGTCGAGGACCGGGTCCGGTCGGCATCGGAGGAGCGGTGGGACCGGCCGAACCCGCAGACCTCCCCGCTCGTCGAACGGCTACGCGAGTCGGTCGCCAAGCTCGAGCGACGCGCCGAACGGGCCCGGGCAGCCGGCCGGGACGACGAGGCGGCCGAGGCCGAAGCCAAACTGTCCACCCAGCGCGAATGGCTGGCTCGGGCCGTACGTTGA
- a CDS encoding DUF3710 domain-containing protein — MFRRRREVVDDDGLDDAAADDAAADDGAADDGAVGPGAAGEGADLDPVPGRPAGPWDINDEFDAALARFDFGPIRIPTPDGIEVRMELDPASQQVLAVTFVDGRSMLQVSVFAAPKSAGIWADVRAEIAESLRGSGGAAEEVTGPFGVELRGRAPAPGSGGQAVRFLGVDGPRWFLRGLLTGVAATDPGQARRLEDAFRGIVVDRGGEAMAPRDPIPLVLPRDAKAALGLAEAPEAARPGIDPFRRGPEITETR, encoded by the coding sequence GTGTTCCGTCGCCGACGCGAGGTGGTTGACGACGACGGCCTCGACGATGCCGCCGCTGACGACGCCGCCGCTGACGATGGGGCGGCTGACGATGGGGCGGTCGGGCCGGGCGCGGCCGGGGAAGGTGCGGACCTCGACCCGGTACCCGGTCGACCCGCCGGTCCCTGGGACATCAACGACGAATTCGACGCGGCGCTCGCCCGGTTCGACTTCGGACCGATCAGGATCCCGACCCCGGATGGGATCGAGGTCCGGATGGAGTTGGACCCGGCGAGTCAGCAGGTCCTGGCCGTTACCTTCGTCGACGGTCGCAGCATGCTTCAGGTCAGCGTTTTCGCCGCGCCGAAGTCGGCCGGGATCTGGGCCGACGTCCGCGCCGAGATCGCCGAGTCGCTCCGCGGTTCAGGTGGTGCGGCGGAAGAGGTGACCGGGCCGTTCGGCGTGGAGTTGCGCGGCCGCGCGCCCGCCCCCGGCTCCGGGGGCCAGGCGGTGCGCTTCCTCGGTGTCGACGGTCCCCGCTGGTTCCTGCGCGGGCTGCTCACCGGCGTCGCGGCGACGGACCCCGGTCAGGCCCGTCGGCTGGAGGACGCCTTCCGCGGCATCGTCGTCGACCGGGGTGGGGAGGCGATGGCCCCCCGCGACCCGATCCCGCTGGTCCTGCCCCGGGACGCGAAGGCGGCCCTCGGCCTGGCCGAGGCACCCGAGGCGGCGCGCCCCGGCATAGATCCGTTTCGGCGCGGCCCGGAGATCACCGAGACCCGCTGA
- a CDS encoding DUF4235 domain-containing protein, translating to MAASSKVGWKVYGGLSGALAGLAAERVLRVAWRALAGHPPPEEPGSPAVRWGEAAAWAGGSAAAVALARLAATRRAAASWQQAAGSPPPGLGPRR from the coding sequence ATGGCCGCATCCTCGAAGGTCGGCTGGAAGGTGTACGGCGGTCTGTCCGGAGCGCTCGCCGGGCTCGCCGCCGAACGCGTGCTGCGGGTCGCCTGGCGGGCGCTGGCCGGTCATCCTCCGCCCGAGGAGCCGGGGAGTCCAGCCGTCCGCTGGGGCGAGGCGGCCGCCTGGGCCGGCGGGTCCGCGGCGGCGGTCGCGCTGGCTCGGCTGGCGGCGACGCGCCGGGCGGCCGCCTCCTGGCAGCAGGCCGCGGGGTCGCCGCCACCCGGACTCGGACCCCGCCGGTGA
- a CDS encoding amino acid permease codes for MPPDDDDPAPPSPAPIPLLTTELPETLGYQIKRRLLGAPLTTAQLREERLANPVALGVLAPDMISSSAYGTEEMLLILLPWFGAAAFTLLLPMTLAVIFVLVVTMLSYREVVMIYTRAGGSYVVARENFGPGVAQVAAVALLIDYTVTVAVQTAAGTAAVVSYPALSRLAPSETWITVGVVALLAYGNLRGIREAGRAFAFPTFFFSVSLGLVVVIGLVELATGHLHPHPIPLHGPIGVINKSHGILTGLGIFYLLRSFANGGSSLTGLEAVSNGVSAFRPPEGRNARRTLVVMCAILGSLVTGVSVLTHYTHAVPYRSGTPTVISQVAHDVLGTSLAGKTLFFLVQLSTMLILYTGANTSFNGFPFLASFVAEDAFLPRQLTHRGHRLAFSNGIVVLAVVSVALLIATRAKVDSLIAFYAIGVFTGFAMAGAGLSRYHLRTREAGWRRKLSINLTSAALSGFIVLIFAVTKFTQGAWLVVVIFPIMVYVLIRLNRQYRDEAEAYRTFAPRLDVEPNFRRHVVLVFVDSLDLATLRAVRYARGLRPSEIRAVHIVLDSARAETLADRWGRLEHGGINLELHDCPDRRIRRTALELVVGEVDDGVTEATVLLPRRSYSPLIGRLLHDRTADRIAATVSRVPHAAATIVPFDPRLPPVHTASHKRLTMEQEFAAAEDSGRRRAARVESGEAARTPARPDGVVAINQLRYRERARIEGRIRSVEVRPKDEAPVLEAVVADDTGGVSLVFLGRREIRGVAPGRRVRVEGMVATYEGRLAMRNPRLILLPDA; via the coding sequence GTGCCCCCCGACGATGACGACCCTGCCCCACCCTCACCCGCGCCGATCCCGTTGCTCACGACCGAGCTTCCGGAGACCCTGGGCTACCAGATCAAACGCAGGTTGCTCGGGGCGCCGCTGACCACTGCCCAGCTGCGTGAAGAGCGGCTGGCAAATCCGGTCGCGCTCGGTGTGCTCGCCCCGGACATGATCTCTTCCTCGGCGTACGGGACCGAGGAGATGTTGCTCATCCTGCTGCCCTGGTTCGGGGCGGCCGCATTCACGCTGCTGTTGCCGATGACGCTCGCGGTCATCTTCGTCCTCGTGGTGACGATGCTGTCCTACCGCGAAGTAGTCATGATCTACACCCGCGCCGGCGGCTCCTACGTTGTCGCCCGGGAGAACTTCGGGCCCGGGGTCGCCCAGGTCGCGGCCGTGGCGCTGCTCATCGACTACACCGTGACGGTTGCGGTCCAGACGGCGGCCGGGACGGCCGCGGTCGTTTCCTACCCGGCGCTGTCCCGGCTCGCCCCGTCCGAGACGTGGATAACGGTTGGGGTCGTCGCCCTGCTGGCCTACGGCAACCTGCGCGGAATCCGCGAAGCCGGGCGGGCCTTCGCCTTTCCCACCTTCTTCTTCTCGGTCTCCCTCGGCCTCGTGGTGGTCATCGGACTCGTCGAGCTCGCCACCGGTCACCTGCACCCGCACCCGATCCCGCTGCACGGTCCGATCGGTGTCATCAACAAGAGCCACGGCATCCTCACCGGACTCGGCATCTTCTACCTGCTGCGGAGCTTCGCGAACGGTGGGTCCTCGCTCACCGGGCTCGAGGCGGTCTCCAACGGCGTGAGCGCGTTCCGCCCGCCCGAGGGGAGGAATGCCCGGCGGACGTTGGTGGTCATGTGCGCGATCCTCGGCTCGCTCGTCACCGGGGTCTCGGTTCTCACCCACTACACCCACGCGGTGCCCTACCGGAGCGGGACTCCGACGGTCATCTCGCAGGTGGCGCACGACGTGCTCGGAACGAGCCTGGCTGGCAAGACCCTGTTCTTCCTCGTCCAGCTCTCCACGATGCTCATCCTCTACACCGGAGCGAACACCAGCTTCAACGGCTTCCCGTTCCTCGCCAGTTTCGTCGCCGAAGACGCGTTCCTGCCTCGCCAGCTCACCCATCGGGGGCACCGGCTGGCCTTCTCCAACGGGATCGTGGTGCTCGCCGTCGTGTCGGTCGCGCTGCTCATCGCGACCCGAGCCAAGGTGGACTCCCTGATCGCCTTCTACGCGATCGGGGTATTCACCGGGTTCGCGATGGCCGGGGCCGGGTTGTCCCGCTACCACCTGCGCACGAGGGAGGCCGGCTGGCGGCGCAAGCTCTCGATCAACCTGACGTCCGCGGCGCTGTCCGGGTTCATCGTGCTCATCTTCGCGGTGACGAAGTTCACCCAGGGCGCGTGGCTCGTGGTGGTGATCTTCCCGATCATGGTCTACGTGTTGATCCGGCTGAACCGCCAGTACCGCGACGAGGCCGAGGCATATCGGACGTTCGCCCCGCGACTCGATGTCGAACCGAACTTCCGCCGCCATGTGGTGCTCGTCTTCGTCGACAGCCTCGATCTTGCGACCCTGCGGGCGGTCCGCTATGCCCGCGGCTTGCGGCCGAGCGAGATTCGAGCGGTGCACATCGTCCTCGACTCGGCTCGGGCCGAGACCCTCGCCGACCGGTGGGGCCGGCTCGAGCACGGTGGGATAAATCTCGAGCTGCACGACTGCCCCGACCGCCGGATCCGCCGGACCGCCCTCGAACTGGTAGTGGGGGAGGTCGACGACGGCGTGACCGAGGCGACCGTGCTGCTGCCCCGGCGGTCGTACTCGCCACTGATCGGCCGGCTCCTGCACGACCGCACGGCCGACCGGATCGCGGCCACGGTGAGCCGGGTCCCCCACGCGGCGGCCACCATCGTGCCGTTCGACCCGCGGCTGCCTCCGGTGCACACCGCGTCGCATAAGCGGCTGACCATGGAGCAGGAGTTCGCGGCCGCCGAGGACTCCGGGCGGCGCCGGGCCGCCCGGGTGGAATCGGGTGAGGCGGCCAGGACGCCGGCCCGGCCGGACGGGGTGGTCGCCATCAACCAGCTTCGCTATCGGGAACGGGCCCGCATCGAGGGGCGCATCCGGTCGGTCGAGGTGCGACCGAAAGACGAGGCCCCGGTGCTCGAGGCGGTCGTCGCGGACGACACCGGAGGGGTGTCGCTCGTCTTCCTCGGCCGGCGCGAGATCCGTGGCGTGGCGCCGGGGCGGCGGGTCAGGGTGGAAGGCATGGTCGCCACCTACGAGGGTCGGCTTGCGATGCGCAACCCGAGGCTCATCCTGCTGCCCGACGCGTGA